A genomic segment from Deltaproteobacteria bacterium encodes:
- a CDS encoding F0F1 ATP synthase subunit B, producing the protein MLIDWFTVTAQVINFLVLVYLLKRFLYGPIIKAMDEREKKIALRLQEAQQKKADAEQEVALYQGKNRDLENRREALLSEIKEEVEARRKELMNEARNHVDAVRDKWYEVIEREKEAFLQDLRQRAGRQTCAIARQALKDLANIDLERHIILVFIERLRNLDKDELEAIKESFRKSGERINLRSAFEIPRELAGKIVEVLQDQVSDPVDLHLEISSDVICGIELKVLGRKIAWSLGDYLGALEEGLAGALEGDKGTDS; encoded by the coding sequence GTGCTCATTGATTGGTTCACGGTAACCGCCCAGGTCATCAATTTTCTGGTCCTCGTCTACCTGCTCAAGCGTTTTCTCTACGGCCCCATTATCAAGGCCATGGACGAGCGAGAGAAAAAGATCGCTCTGCGTTTGCAGGAAGCCCAGCAGAAAAAAGCTGATGCTGAGCAGGAGGTAGCGCTCTATCAGGGGAAGAACAGGGACCTCGAAAACCGGCGTGAAGCGTTGCTCTCTGAAATCAAAGAAGAAGTGGAGGCTCGCCGAAAAGAGCTCATGAACGAGGCCCGAAACCATGTTGATGCCGTTCGGGACAAGTGGTACGAGGTGATCGAGCGGGAAAAAGAAGCATTCTTGCAGGACTTGCGGCAACGCGCAGGCAGGCAAACATGCGCAATTGCCCGGCAGGCCCTAAAGGACCTGGCAAACATTGATCTGGAGCGCCACATCATTCTCGTATTCATTGAACGCCTCCGAAATCTCGATAAGGACGAGCTGGAAGCGATCAAGGAATCGTTTCGAAAATCAGGGGAAAGAATCAACCTGCGAAGCGCTTTTGAGATCCCCCGGGAACTGGCCGGAAAAATCGTGGAAGTCTTGCAGGACCAGGTATCAGACCCTGTTGATTTGCACTTGGAGATTTCATCGGACGTTATCTGCGGCATTGAATTGAAGGTCCTTGGACGCAAGATTGCGTGGAGCCTGGGAGACTATTTGGGGGCACTGGAAGAGGGGCTGGCCGGAGCCCTTGAGGGGGACAAAGGGACTGACAGTTGA